The following coding sequences lie in one Bordetella genomosp. 9 genomic window:
- a CDS encoding insecticidal delta-endotoxin Cry8Ea1 family protein, with translation MPKLPPIGVPCAIGIVPNAHKDSPNGGNEHEPDIVGANSKAGQHQFPFCFDSRASATPIPINRRRFIQTGIVIALAGVYPMLYGCGGVDNDGGDGPGSAPPQSPFSLGETFDANWWWKTLRDLTIRALAMVPEIGGVLSLLGSIFIPDRLFPSPDSTALWQQFVDAMNKVVDEKIDAAIFALVRQTLVGLTDGMKLYSSAVGTGDRDHILRVSESLNVTIVQAIPQFSVAGHEIALLPLFVQAANLHLGLLRDLCLKGANLGLPPSVIADYRKQLKDCIAAYGDHVDRTCAKDIERVVRQNPFGPMNRSEPLASVLALQARQQIAMRDIRDCWPYFDPDEYPVNVMVSLDREIFSILMGSYFDGAQPPDTLPAVTPPRGPVREIRVCSGVKIDSIAMRYDVGQGPGGASQLTFGGQGGRCSGWEPVVPRGGIQRVKVCYGYAVDALQLIYADGTASQQFGSCDLVQPTTAEAFYADHIVSSIRGFGTAPGYGNTLSGLVIGFQLADRGRGPVNPKAIQHLRAVLPARLVDAATRP, from the coding sequence ATGCCGAAACTGCCGCCGATAGGCGTGCCCTGCGCAATCGGAATTGTCCCAAATGCGCATAAGGATTCCCCGAATGGCGGCAACGAGCATGAGCCGGATATTGTCGGTGCAAACAGCAAAGCGGGACAGCACCAGTTCCCGTTTTGCTTCGATTCCCGTGCCAGTGCAACGCCCATACCTATCAATCGACGCAGGTTCATCCAGACCGGTATAGTCATCGCCCTCGCTGGCGTCTACCCCATGCTGTATGGCTGTGGTGGCGTCGACAATGACGGCGGTGATGGGCCCGGCTCCGCACCGCCGCAAAGCCCGTTCTCCCTTGGCGAAACGTTCGACGCGAACTGGTGGTGGAAAACCCTTCGCGATCTGACGATCCGGGCACTCGCGATGGTGCCCGAGATCGGCGGCGTCCTCTCGTTGTTAGGCTCGATCTTCATCCCTGACAGGCTGTTCCCCAGCCCCGATTCCACGGCGCTGTGGCAGCAATTCGTCGACGCCATGAACAAGGTCGTCGACGAGAAGATCGATGCGGCGATCTTCGCGCTGGTGCGGCAGACGCTCGTCGGGCTTACCGATGGCATGAAGCTGTACTCGAGCGCGGTCGGTACCGGCGATCGGGACCATATCTTGCGGGTATCGGAGTCGCTTAATGTCACGATCGTACAAGCCATCCCGCAGTTCAGCGTCGCTGGGCACGAGATCGCCTTGCTGCCGCTGTTCGTCCAGGCCGCCAATCTTCATCTTGGGCTGCTGCGCGACCTGTGCCTGAAAGGCGCCAATCTCGGTCTGCCTCCCAGTGTGATTGCCGACTACCGCAAGCAGCTGAAGGACTGCATCGCCGCGTACGGCGATCATGTCGACAGGACCTGTGCGAAGGACATCGAGCGGGTCGTCAGACAGAACCCGTTTGGTCCGATGAACCGGAGCGAGCCGCTTGCGAGCGTGCTGGCGCTCCAGGCCAGGCAGCAGATTGCCATGCGCGATATACGCGATTGCTGGCCGTATTTCGATCCCGATGAGTATCCAGTCAATGTCATGGTTTCGCTCGATCGCGAGATCTTCTCGATCCTGATGGGTTCGTACTTCGATGGCGCTCAGCCGCCGGACACGCTCCCTGCGGTCACGCCACCACGCGGTCCAGTGCGGGAGATCCGTGTTTGCAGTGGCGTCAAGATCGATTCGATCGCGATGCGGTACGACGTGGGACAAGGACCCGGTGGCGCTTCCCAGCTGACGTTCGGCGGCCAGGGAGGTCGATGCTCGGGTTGGGAGCCCGTGGTACCGCGGGGTGGAATTCAGCGCGTCAAGGTTTGCTATGGCTATGCGGTCGATGCGCTGCAGCTGATCTACGCCGATGGCACGGCATCCCAGCAGTTTGGCAGCTGCGATCTCGTGCAGCCGACCACCGCCGAAGCCTTCTACGCGGACCATATCGTGTCCAGCATCAGGGGATTCGGCACCGCACCGGGCTACGGCAATACCCTTTCCGGACTGGTGATCGGCTTTCAGCTGGCCGACCGTGGCAGGGGGCCGGTCAACCCGAAGGCGATCCAACACCTTCGCGCCGTGCTGCCCGCCCGCCTGGTGGACGCGGCCACCAGACCGTGA
- a CDS encoding class I SAM-dependent methyltransferase, whose product MTIDFHSEKNRYTYASREAHDGWAKAILDVVDPRGARIADVGCGGGIYSNAWADLGVAAVVGVDFSEQMVIAARENAQERPNVSFQQGSAENTGLSSENFDVVFERALIHHLQDFDDCFAEAYRLLVAGGKLIIQDRTPEDVQIPGSSEHIRGYFFELFPRLTEFETKRRPKDERVHDALLKAGFSNIESKNLWETRKVYDRFDLLAQDLRGRTGRSILHELDDGEIEQLIEHIGNQIDKSQAIFEKDRWTLWVAKKV is encoded by the coding sequence ATGACCATCGACTTTCATTCTGAGAAAAACAGATATACGTACGCCAGCAGAGAGGCTCACGACGGTTGGGCGAAAGCCATCCTTGATGTTGTCGATCCGCGAGGTGCTCGTATTGCGGACGTGGGTTGCGGCGGAGGCATTTACTCGAATGCCTGGGCTGACTTAGGAGTAGCTGCCGTGGTCGGCGTCGATTTCTCGGAGCAAATGGTTATTGCCGCCAGGGAAAATGCGCAGGAGCGTCCCAATGTGTCATTTCAACAAGGATCGGCGGAAAACACGGGACTGTCTTCGGAGAATTTCGACGTCGTGTTCGAACGTGCATTGATTCATCATCTTCAGGATTTCGACGATTGCTTTGCCGAGGCTTACCGCCTGCTCGTCGCTGGCGGCAAGTTGATCATTCAGGATCGGACGCCTGAAGATGTGCAAATACCTGGCTCATCGGAGCACATTCGAGGGTATTTTTTTGAGCTTTTCCCCAGGCTCACCGAGTTTGAAACCAAGCGCAGACCGAAAGATGAGCGCGTGCATGACGCTTTGTTAAAAGCAGGATTCTCGAATATTGAGTCCAAGAATCTTTGGGAAACTCGTAAAGTTTATGATCGTTTTGATTTGCTCGCCCAAGATCTGCGCGGCCGGACGGGTCGTTCCATTCTTCATGAACTGGACGACGGCGAAATTGAGCAGCTTATTGAGCATATCGGCAATCAAATTGACAAGTCTCAGGCCATTTTTGAAAAAGATCGCTGGACTTTGTGGGTCGCGAAGAAAGTTTAG
- a CDS encoding LysR family transcriptional regulator: protein MELRHLRYFVVVAEEEHMTRAAHRLGIQQPPLSQQIRDLEAELEVQLFDRAPRRIRLNAAGEVFLVEARRLLAQADEAVLHVRKSARGELGRIAVGYTSSAAMHEDVPALLRAFGTRYPLIEMSVQENNTRTLLDAVQAQQLDAAFVRSNVERYPSLRSILLSEEPMVAALPVDHPLAKTTDPIGLDQLRDQPFVLYRQADGPGVQDRLLAACRSAGFAPQVAEDVPRLLSAVTLVAAGRGISVLPQTLRCVLTRNVVYRPLTGDHAFTTPLTLAYRETPTDSPLGRFASLADERRHRWASS from the coding sequence ATGGAGTTGAGGCATCTCAGGTACTTCGTCGTCGTCGCGGAAGAAGAGCACATGACGCGGGCCGCCCATCGCTTGGGCATCCAGCAGCCGCCCTTGAGTCAGCAGATTCGGGATCTGGAGGCAGAGTTGGAGGTGCAGTTGTTCGACCGCGCTCCCCGGCGTATCCGGCTCAACGCCGCAGGCGAGGTGTTCCTCGTGGAAGCAAGACGGCTGTTGGCTCAAGCGGATGAAGCCGTGCTGCATGTTCGGAAAAGCGCCCGAGGCGAACTAGGGCGCATCGCCGTCGGCTACACCAGTTCCGCCGCAATGCATGAAGACGTGCCCGCACTGCTCAGGGCCTTCGGGACGCGCTATCCACTGATTGAGATGAGCGTGCAGGAAAACAACACGCGCACGCTGCTGGATGCGGTTCAGGCACAACAACTCGACGCCGCGTTCGTGCGTTCCAACGTCGAGCGCTATCCTTCGTTGCGCTCGATTTTGCTCAGCGAAGAGCCCATGGTTGCGGCTCTTCCAGTCGACCATCCGCTGGCTAAAACCACAGACCCGATTGGCCTGGATCAACTGCGCGACCAGCCCTTCGTTCTTTATCGCCAGGCGGATGGCCCCGGTGTGCAAGACCGGTTGCTTGCTGCGTGCCGATCCGCCGGATTTGCACCGCAAGTGGCGGAGGACGTTCCTCGTCTACTGTCCGCAGTCACCTTGGTTGCCGCCGGTAGAGGCATATCAGTGCTCCCGCAGACCTTGAGATGTGTTCTGACGCGGAATGTGGTCTATCGCCCTCTGACGGGTGACCATGCGTTCACGACACCGCTCACACTGGCCTACCGAGAGACACCAACGGACTCGCCGTTGGGGCGGTTCGCCAGTCTAGCCGATGAGCGAAGGCATCGCTGGGCCAGTTCATAG
- a CDS encoding IS3 family transposase produces the protein MIETIRQGLQADGITVSIAKLCRWFGVPRRTVYYKPVKSAPKADPKFAVPIKAMIEESPSFGYRTVAHLLGFNKNTVQRVFQLMGWQVRKRPIGFRPRIQALPSVATMPNERWSTDMCRVWAGRDGWATLALVIDCHTRELLGWHLSRSGKTCTAGSALEHALIARFGTLGRVPMPFLLRSDNGLVFTSRSYTALVRGYGLRQEFITPHCPQQNGMVERVIRTLKEQCVHRHRFETIQHASRVIGDWIRFYNDRRPHQALGMKTPAEAFALAA, from the coding sequence GTGATCGAGACGATCCGCCAGGGACTGCAAGCCGACGGTATCACCGTCTCGATCGCCAAGCTGTGTCGCTGGTTCGGTGTGCCGCGCCGCACGGTGTACTACAAGCCGGTGAAGTCCGCGCCCAAGGCCGATCCCAAGTTCGCCGTGCCGATCAAGGCAATGATCGAGGAATCGCCGTCGTTTGGGTACCGGACGGTGGCGCATCTGCTGGGGTTCAACAAGAACACCGTGCAACGCGTGTTCCAGTTGATGGGCTGGCAGGTTCGTAAGCGGCCGATCGGGTTCAGGCCCCGGATCCAGGCCCTGCCATCGGTGGCAACGATGCCGAACGAGCGCTGGTCCACGGATATGTGCCGGGTGTGGGCTGGCCGGGACGGTTGGGCAACGCTGGCGCTGGTGATCGACTGCCATACGCGCGAACTCTTAGGCTGGCACCTATCTCGCAGCGGCAAGACCTGCACCGCGGGCAGCGCCCTGGAACATGCCTTGATTGCCCGCTTCGGGACGTTGGGTCGCGTGCCGATGCCGTTCCTGTTGCGCTCGGATAATGGGCTGGTGTTCACGTCGCGCAGCTACACCGCACTGGTACGCGGCTATGGATTGCGCCAGGAGTTCATCACGCCGCATTGCCCTCAGCAAAACGGTATGGTCGAGCGCGTGATCCGCACGCTCAAAGAGCAGTGTGTACATCGGCATCGCTTCGAGACGATCCAGCATGCCAGCCGCGTGATCGGCGACTGGATACGCTTTTACAACGACCGACGACCGCACCAGGCGCTCGGCATGAAGACCCCGGCTGAGGCATTTGCATTAGCCGCTTAA
- a CDS encoding transposase, whose product MVLDIIQGKTTVAEASRQYDLSPSEVEQWVDDGKRGMENALRANPQDVREQYERQLKDLQEAYGEAMLELRARKKLQSLLGEDEK is encoded by the coding sequence CTGGTGCTGGACATCATTCAGGGCAAGACGACAGTGGCCGAGGCGAGCCGCCAATACGACCTGTCACCATCGGAAGTCGAGCAGTGGGTCGATGACGGCAAGCGGGGTATGGAGAACGCCCTGCGAGCCAACCCGCAGGATGTGCGTGAGCAGTACGAGCGCCAGCTTAAAGACCTGCAAGAGGCGTACGGCGAAGCGATGCTGGAGCTGCGCGCCAGAAAAAAATTGCAGTCCCTGCTGGGCGAGGACGAGAAGTGA
- the trbJ gene encoding P-type conjugative transfer protein TrbJ, with product MKKRLIAAAIAAMLCTATAHAQWVVIDPTNLVQNTLTAIRTLEQINNQIQQLQNEAQMLMNQARNLASLPSSVVGQLRANLATTERLIAQARGLAYDVTNLDREFARLYPEQYAATVSGDQMYRDAQERWKNTLNGLQTTMQMQAQVSQNLGEDESVLADLVGKSQSAQGALQAMQAMNQLLALQAKQSIQSQRLQITQDRAASLELARQAAATERAREVRRRFLGDGTQYTPQRVDFYGN from the coding sequence ATGAAAAAGCGCCTTATCGCCGCCGCCATCGCGGCCATGCTTTGCACTGCCACCGCCCATGCGCAATGGGTGGTGATCGACCCCACGAACCTCGTGCAGAACACGCTGACTGCAATCCGCACGCTGGAGCAGATCAACAACCAGATCCAGCAGCTTCAGAACGAAGCGCAGATGCTGATGAACCAGGCGCGCAACCTCGCCAGTCTGCCGTCCAGCGTGGTCGGCCAGTTGCGCGCCAATCTGGCGACGACCGAGCGGCTGATCGCCCAGGCTCGCGGCTTGGCCTACGACGTGACGAATCTGGATCGGGAGTTCGCGCGCCTGTATCCCGAGCAGTACGCCGCCACGGTGAGCGGCGACCAGATGTACCGCGACGCGCAGGAGCGTTGGAAGAACACCCTCAACGGCTTGCAGACCACGATGCAGATGCAGGCCCAGGTGTCGCAGAACCTGGGCGAAGACGAAAGCGTGCTGGCCGATCTCGTGGGCAAGAGCCAGTCGGCTCAAGGTGCGTTGCAAGCCATGCAGGCCATGAACCAGTTGCTGGCATTGCAGGCCAAGCAGTCGATCCAGTCGCAACGGCTCCAGATCACGCAGGATCGTGCGGCCTCGCTGGAACTGGCGCGGCAGGCGGCGGCCACCGAGCGCGCCCGCGAGGTGCGGCGACGTTTCCTGGGCGATGGCACGCAGTACACGCCGCAGCGCGTGGATTTCTACGGCAACTGA
- a CDS encoding EexN family lipoprotein — protein sequence MRCVLALGVVLLAACGEQPADHHVDALAADPVRLKALRAQCAADRQATGEDACRAAAEAFRRRFFSGQAGPDEYQTLADLPPIPPSFEEPADGMAPAVPAEPEDTP from the coding sequence ATGCGATGCGTCCTCGCCCTTGGTGTCGTGCTGCTGGCCGCTTGCGGCGAGCAGCCGGCCGACCACCATGTCGATGCCCTGGCCGCCGATCCCGTGCGGCTGAAGGCATTGCGCGCGCAATGCGCGGCCGACCGGCAGGCCACGGGCGAGGACGCTTGCCGTGCCGCCGCCGAAGCCTTCCGGCGGCGCTTCTTCTCCGGCCAGGCCGGGCCGGATGAATACCAGACGCTGGCCGACCTGCCGCCGATCCCGCCGAGCTTCGAGGAACCGGCCGATGGCATGGCGCCGGCCGTTCCCGCCGAACCGGAGGACACGCCATGA
- the trbL gene encoding P-type conjugative transfer protein TrbL, translated as MNDVTIIDQFLNTFAAYIDSGFGLLRGEVAFLTATLIVIDMTIAGLYWAMSHATGQGEDVIAKLLRKVLYVGAFAYIINNFNWLASIVFRSFAGLGITATGSAITMENFLQPGRLAKTGIDAGAPILEQIGEMAGFPEVFVNLDPIVVMFLAWRVVVLCFFVLAIQLFITLIEFKLTTLAGFVLVPFALWNKTAFLAEKVLGNVVASGVKVLVLAVIVGIGSGLFAQFQVHPAEPSIDHALVIMLASLTLLALGIFGPGIATGLVSGAPQLGAGAMAGAAVGAAGTAVAIGAAATGVGGAVAAGARMAPAAAKLAGSGARAATSAASSAKSAFQAGSAAAGGGAKGAMAGLGNVAKTGAQAAGRGAASRASAAGQRMAAPFRAGWNGAAADGGAGAASGQGAAGEAASGAATAQTQEQPAWAKRLHRRQQLTHAATTTAHALRGGDGGGSGQGPSLRDSDS; from the coding sequence ATGAATGACGTGACCATCATCGACCAATTCCTCAACACCTTTGCCGCTTATATCGACTCGGGTTTCGGGCTGCTGCGGGGCGAGGTGGCGTTCCTCACGGCCACGCTGATCGTCATCGACATGACGATCGCCGGCCTGTATTGGGCCATGAGCCATGCCACCGGCCAGGGCGAGGACGTGATCGCCAAGCTGCTGCGCAAGGTGCTCTACGTCGGTGCCTTCGCCTACATCATCAATAACTTCAACTGGCTGGCCAGCATCGTGTTCCGCTCGTTTGCGGGATTGGGCATCACCGCAACCGGCTCGGCCATCACGATGGAGAACTTCTTGCAGCCGGGCCGGCTGGCGAAAACCGGCATCGACGCCGGGGCGCCGATTCTGGAGCAGATCGGCGAGATGGCGGGCTTTCCCGAAGTGTTCGTGAACCTCGACCCCATCGTGGTGATGTTCCTCGCGTGGCGGGTCGTGGTCTTGTGCTTCTTCGTGCTGGCGATCCAACTGTTCATCACGCTGATCGAGTTCAAGCTGACCACGCTCGCCGGATTCGTGCTGGTGCCATTCGCGCTCTGGAACAAGACCGCGTTCCTCGCCGAAAAGGTCTTGGGCAACGTGGTGGCCTCCGGCGTCAAGGTTCTGGTGCTGGCCGTGATCGTCGGTATCGGCTCGGGCTTGTTCGCTCAGTTCCAAGTCCATCCCGCCGAGCCGTCTATCGACCACGCGCTGGTCATCATGCTGGCCTCGCTCACCTTGCTGGCGCTCGGGATCTTCGGCCCCGGCATCGCCACGGGCCTCGTGTCCGGTGCGCCGCAGCTCGGCGCGGGCGCAATGGCCGGTGCTGCTGTCGGCGCTGCCGGCACGGCCGTCGCCATCGGCGCCGCCGCGACGGGCGTGGGTGGCGCCGTGGCGGCTGGCGCGCGCATGGCCCCGGCTGCCGCAAAGCTGGCCGGTAGCGGCGCGCGCGCCGCCACGTCGGCGGCCAGCAGTGCGAAGTCAGCGTTCCAGGCCGGTTCCGCCGCCGCTGGCGGCGGCGCAAAGGGCGCGATGGCGGGCTTGGGCAACGTCGCCAAGACCGGCGCGCAGGCAGCCGGGCGAGGCGCTGCATCCCGCGCTTCCGCTGCCGGGCAACGCATGGCCGCTCCCTTCCGCGCTGGCTGGAATGGCGCTGCTGCCGATGGCGGCGCGGGTGCGGCATCCGGTCAGGGTGCCGCAGGCGAGGCCGCATCCGGCGCCGCTACGGCGCAGACACAGGAACAGCCCGCTTGGGCCAAGCGCCTGCATCGCCGCCAGCAACTCACCCACGCCGCGACCACCACCGCCCACGCACTGCGCGGTGGCGATGGCGGCGGCTCCGGCCAGGGGCCGAGCCTGCGCGATTCAGATTCATAA
- the trbF gene encoding conjugal transfer protein TrbF, whose product MRFKKPQVRYADTPQPATPYQAAGQVWDDRIGSPRVQAKNWRLMAFGCLTLALLMAGGLVWRSAQSFVTPYVVEVDNAGQVRAVGEAATPYRPNDAQTAHHIARFVTLVRSLSIDPIVVRQNWLDAYDYTTDKGAAVLNDYARVNDPFARIGKESVTVQITSVVRASDTSFNVRWTERRYVSGAAAGLERWTAVVSIVLQPPRTEERLRKNPLGIYVNGLSWSRELDSSEGAKP is encoded by the coding sequence ATGCGATTCAAGAAACCGCAGGTGCGCTACGCCGACACGCCGCAGCCTGCCACGCCGTACCAAGCTGCCGGCCAGGTGTGGGACGACCGTATCGGTTCGCCGCGCGTGCAGGCGAAGAACTGGCGCTTGATGGCGTTCGGCTGCCTGACGCTCGCGCTGCTGATGGCCGGCGGCCTGGTGTGGCGCTCGGCGCAGTCCTTCGTGACGCCCTACGTCGTGGAGGTGGACAACGCGGGCCAGGTGCGCGCCGTGGGCGAAGCCGCCACGCCGTATCGGCCCAACGATGCGCAGACCGCGCACCACATCGCGCGCTTCGTGACGCTGGTGCGCTCGCTGTCCATCGACCCCATCGTCGTCCGCCAGAACTGGCTCGACGCCTACGACTACACGACCGACAAGGGCGCGGCCGTGCTCAACGACTATGCACGGGTCAACGACCCGTTCGCGCGCATCGGCAAGGAGTCGGTGACGGTGCAGATCACCAGTGTCGTGCGCGCCAGCGACACGTCTTTCAACGTGCGCTGGACGGAGCGCCGCTACGTCAGCGGCGCCGCGGCGGGCCTGGAGAGGTGGACGGCCGTGGTGTCCATCGTGCTCCAGCCGCCGCGCACCGAAGAACGCCTGCGCAAGAACCCCCTGGGCATCTACGTCAACGGCCTGTCGTGGAGCCGCGAACTGGATTCTTCCGAAGGAGCCAAGCCATGA
- a CDS encoding DUF6094 domain-containing protein, with translation MALMFPRLARNFIRNGYFPTDEPTLERALSALAPSPGSMSILDPCAGEGMAIAEAAHALGREQVKAFAVEYDAERARHARQLVDRCIHGDLMDTLISRQSFGLLWLNPPYGDLSKDVNGNIGYQGQGRARLEKLFYQRALPLLQYGGVLVFIVPSYVLDAELVGWLTRHFADLRIYRAVETQFKQVVIFGRRIRQRDQASDSVKATRGLLLQIGQGDAEAEELPLEWPFLPYTVPASPAEPEHFYRVTMEPEQFADEVGRLQGLWPALDTHLGAAQQSLRPPARALSHWHLALALAAGAISGVVTSKSGRVLVVKGDTHKEKTLQTEYTERDDGSVAETRILTDKFVPVIRAWDLTLGSPTWGEVLTIR, from the coding sequence ATGGCACTCATGTTTCCGCGCCTGGCGCGCAACTTCATTCGTAATGGCTACTTCCCCACCGACGAACCGACGCTGGAGCGGGCCTTGTCCGCACTGGCGCCGTCTCCCGGCTCCATGTCCATCCTCGATCCCTGCGCTGGCGAAGGCATGGCAATTGCGGAAGCGGCCCATGCCCTCGGGCGCGAGCAGGTCAAGGCCTTCGCCGTCGAGTACGACGCCGAGCGTGCCCGCCACGCACGGCAACTGGTCGATCGCTGCATCCACGGCGACCTGATGGACACGCTGATCTCGCGCCAGTCCTTCGGGCTGCTGTGGCTGAACCCGCCGTATGGCGACCTGAGCAAGGACGTGAACGGCAACATCGGCTATCAAGGCCAGGGCCGTGCGCGGCTGGAAAAGCTGTTCTATCAGCGCGCGCTGCCGCTGCTGCAGTACGGTGGCGTGCTGGTCTTCATCGTGCCGTCCTACGTGCTCGACGCCGAGCTGGTCGGATGGCTGACGCGCCACTTCGCCGACCTGCGCATCTACCGTGCGGTGGAAACGCAGTTCAAGCAGGTGGTGATCTTCGGTCGCAGGATTCGTCAACGCGACCAGGCATCGGATTCGGTCAAGGCCACCCGCGGTCTGCTGCTGCAGATCGGACAGGGTGACGCCGAAGCCGAGGAACTGCCGCTCGAATGGCCGTTCCTGCCGTACACCGTCCCTGCCAGCCCGGCCGAGCCGGAGCACTTCTATCGCGTGACGATGGAGCCCGAGCAGTTCGCCGATGAAGTCGGCCGGCTACAAGGTCTCTGGCCGGCGCTCGATACGCACCTGGGCGCCGCGCAGCAATCGCTGCGTCCGCCCGCGCGGGCCTTGTCGCACTGGCATCTCGCCCTGGCCTTGGCCGCAGGCGCGATCTCCGGCGTGGTGACGTCCAAGAGCGGGCGCGTGCTCGTCGTCAAAGGTGATACCCACAAGGAGAAGACCCTCCAGACGGAGTACACCGAACGCGACGACGGCTCCGTGGCCGAGACGCGCATCCTCACCGACAAGTTCGTGCCGGTCATTCGTGCATGGGACTTGACGCTGGGCTCGCCCACGTGGGGCGAAGTGCTGACCATCCGCTGA
- a CDS encoding DUF3275 family protein — protein sequence MITIPGQLAIKTIHGRNGDFNVGRLATSIGEFVVKNAELDQYHEGKYDGDFVIVEIRPSTYNANGRMVIEIRAHLGGMTLSNIDALSRDEARRLSPQEVDPIDEEAQAPVPASPPAKPKAKPRSPRDPLVDTTPFGSEPAPVSAAASAEADDAALFGALWPLGETVKLDATVDRRVLRQQRDRLDKLGYEFAPLSQDWHLKAA from the coding sequence ATGATCACCATCCCCGGCCAACTGGCCATCAAGACCATCCACGGCAGGAACGGCGACTTCAACGTCGGCCGCCTGGCAACCTCGATCGGCGAGTTCGTCGTGAAGAACGCCGAACTCGATCAGTACCACGAGGGCAAGTACGACGGTGATTTCGTCATCGTCGAGATTCGCCCCTCCACGTACAACGCCAACGGCCGCATGGTCATCGAGATCCGCGCCCATCTGGGCGGGATGACGCTGTCCAACATCGACGCCCTGAGCCGCGACGAGGCCCGCCGGCTGAGTCCGCAGGAAGTCGATCCGATCGACGAGGAAGCGCAGGCGCCCGTGCCGGCATCGCCCCCGGCCAAGCCGAAGGCGAAGCCGCGCAGTCCGCGCGATCCCCTGGTCGATACCACGCCGTTCGGCAGCGAACCGGCTCCCGTGTCCGCTGCGGCCTCGGCCGAGGCAGACGACGCGGCGCTGTTCGGTGCCTTGTGGCCCCTGGGCGAGACCGTGAAGCTCGATGCGACCGTGGATCGTCGTGTGCTGCGTCAGCAGCGCGACCGTCTCGACAAGCTGGGCTACGAGTTCGCTCCGTTGTCCCAGGACTGGCACCTCAAAGCTGCCTGA
- a CDS encoding STY4534 family ICE replication protein, translating into MTTSNEKSYFDLHITGLGYLNRIREVKPKKGDAFLACDIAALNGPSDDVSYVRFDTRVSGSEAQHLVRRCIQAVDAEKKVMIGFRLGDLWTDTFTYSKGKRAGEQGVSLKARLLFVSWIKVDGKLVYKAEPKPTETDERDPEVPATSDAHAAQQASALEPSRPDADAADDAADDAADAPALAVAESF; encoded by the coding sequence ATGACCACTTCCAATGAAAAATCCTACTTCGATCTGCACATCACCGGCCTCGGGTATCTCAATCGCATCCGCGAAGTGAAGCCCAAGAAAGGCGATGCGTTCCTGGCCTGCGACATCGCAGCCCTGAACGGTCCCAGCGATGACGTCTCGTATGTGCGTTTCGACACGCGCGTATCGGGATCGGAAGCGCAGCACCTGGTGCGCCGCTGCATTCAGGCGGTCGACGCCGAGAAGAAGGTGATGATCGGCTTCCGCCTGGGCGACCTGTGGACCGACACCTTCACCTACTCCAAGGGCAAGCGTGCCGGCGAGCAGGGGGTGAGCCTCAAGGCCCGCCTGCTGTTCGTCAGTTGGATCAAGGTCGACGGCAAGCTCGTCTACAAGGCCGAGCCCAAGCCGACCGAGACCGACGAGCGCGACCCGGAAGTCCCTGCGACGTCCGATGCGCACGCCGCGCAGCAGGCCTCGGCACTGGAGCCTTCCAGGCCCGACGCCGATGCTGCCGACGATGCTGCCGACGACGCTGCCGATGCCCCCGCATTGGCCGTTGCCGAGTCGTTCTGA
- a CDS encoding DUF3085 domain-containing protein, producing the protein MTVRFKGTELRPVLAEAVANQCRVILIKDQGVYFLAERGERRPDGRQKTIAYAAGCNPDVDGFDDWWELARAEFGGDDFGEFFDPQEGVFARILRSEDDLDESATTTHLSLQAVPPTPSGN; encoded by the coding sequence ATGACTGTTCGATTCAAAGGCACGGAGCTGCGGCCCGTGCTCGCCGAAGCAGTGGCGAATCAATGCCGCGTCATCCTGATCAAGGATCAGGGCGTGTACTTCCTGGCCGAGCGCGGCGAGCGCCGACCCGATGGTCGCCAGAAGACCATCGCCTATGCCGCCGGCTGCAACCCGGATGTCGATGGCTTCGACGACTGGTGGGAACTGGCGCGTGCCGAGTTCGGCGGCGATGACTTCGGCGAGTTCTTCGATCCGCAGGAGGGCGTGTTTGCGCGCATCCTGCGCAGCGAGGACGACCTCGACGAGTCCGCTACCACGACACACCTGTCGCTGCAGGCGGTTCCTCCCACGCCGAGCGGTAACTGA